A genomic window from Triticum urartu cultivar G1812 chromosome 7, Tu2.1, whole genome shotgun sequence includes:
- the LOC125519192 gene encoding uncharacterized protein LOC125519192, whose product MESNAVNTDDTSEEARALPLALFAMEHNSKKRLLFDVSSGNIRGITSALFPDAFVEFESCGWLLMVRHKPFHFQEQVVFLVHPSTGRRIDMPVLRSPDKCYFVFYADPRRGSGAPLVVAFTEIMSVVPTVHVACPGDVYWCVHKHTCQLHLSEAMCRSFHNTLIMDVALVGTQAVCAEFLGQILVFDITEMTWRAASCPEWSIQDAHYLVASIGKVVIVSCPRASAFKFLQLDMEPLAWSPLHDQELEDTSWFLSKGQSIRVKEEGRRKVYTFHPRGRGNLETESSDGWTITSGPATLKTITNIYAYDLVAGTIETVIPASIVTEVSCWVRPSTFATPR is encoded by the exons ATGGAATCAAATGCCGTCAACACAGACGACACTTCTGAAGAGGCGAGGGCACTGCCATTGGCCCTCTTTGCCATGGAACACAACAGCAAGAAGCGGCTGCTGTTCGACGTTTCCAGCGGAAACATCCGGGGGATAACCAGCGCGCTATTTCCAGATGCCTTTGTCGAATTCGAGAGCTGTGGCTGGCTTCTCATGGTCCGGCACAAGCCATTCCACTTCCAAGAGCAGGTCGTCTTCCTAGTCCACCCTAGCACCGGCAGGCGGATCGACATGCCGGTGCTTCGCTCCCCCGACAAGTGCTACTTCGTTTTCTACGCTGATCCTCGTCGTGGAAGTGGAGCTCCCCTGGTCGTTGC cttcaccgag ATCATGAGTGTCGTTCCGACTGTCCATGTCGCGTGCCCTGGAGACGTGTACTGGTGCGTCCACAAGCATACCTGCCAACTGCACCTGTCGGAAGCAATGTGCAGATCCTTCCACAACACTTTGATCATGGACGTGGCACTGGTCGGGACACAGGCCGTCTGCGCCGAGTTTCTCGGCCAGATCCTGGTCTTCGACATCACAGAAATGACCTGGAGGGCGGCCTCTTGTCCAGAGTGGAGCATACAAGACGCCCACTACCTTGTTGCGTCCATTGGGAAAGTTGTGATTGTATCGTGTCCCCGTGCGAGTGCTTTCAAGTTCTTACAGCTGGACATGGAACCGCTAGCGTGGTCGCCCCTCCATGACCAGGAGCTTGAGGACACCAGCTGGTTTCTTTCCAAGGGCCAGTCCATCCGTGTGAAGGAGGAAGGCAGGAGGAAAGTCTACACTTTCCATCCAAGAGGACGTGGTAACTTGGAGACAGAGAGCTCGGATGGATGGACAATAACATCAGGGCCTGCCACATTGAAGACCATCACGAATATTTATGCATATGATTTAGTTGCTGGGACTATCGAAACGGTTATACCAGCGTCGATCGTCACGGAAGTGAGCTGCTGGGTTCGGCCTAGTACATTCGCTACTCCAAGATAA
- the LOC125520328 gene encoding F-box/LRR-repeat protein 14-like — protein sequence MEDLPEALLTEILKRITRTSDLNSLSLVSKQLYKIEGNQRGAIHVGAGLCTATKALTSLCVRFPNLQKVEIDYSGCIPGHGKQLDNKGLFGFSSHCSSLIDLTLSFCSCIDDSGLGCLTYCKTLVSLRLNSVPKITSSGLFSVAVGCTSLSALHLIDCEKITSVEWLEYLGRDGSLEELVVKNCRGINHYDFLKFGSGWMKLQKFEFEMKRHDRLPGDVVYDSSYDAHSMDIYDFCCESLKVLRLAHIRTWPELGLRVVLGKCKALEKLCLEYVHALNDNDMIALSRSCSNLKSIKLWLNLQRYSIDVSDWETRTPFTDNSLYALALNCPMLQVVDLSFIPCSPDWPSEIGFTQQGFLALIQSCPIRVLMLNTANFFDDEGMKALSSSPHLETLELIACFAVTDAGMRFIAHTPCLSHLTLRVCHKVTDVGLAELGCARKLESLVIEYCGEISLQAAQGVAKSVHYSSKFPDSLMY from the coding sequence ATGGAGGACCTACCGGAGGCTCTGCTGACAGAGATTCTCAAGAGGATCACCAGGACAAGTGATCTGAATTCTCTTTCCCTTGTGTCAAAGCAGCTCTACAAGATAGAGGGGAATCAAAGGGGTGCTATCCATGTTGGTGCCGGTCTTTGCACTGCTACAAAAGCACTGACATCATTGTGCGTCCGGTTCCCAAATTTGCAGAAAGTGGAAATCGATTACTCTGGTTGTATACCTGGACATGGAAAGCAGTTGGACAACAAAGGCCTTTTTGGGTTTTCATCTCACTGTTCCTCGCTGATTGACCTCACTTTAAGCTTCTGCTCATGCATTGATGACTCTGGGCTTGGTTGTTTAACTTATTGCAAGACATTGGTGTCTCTCAGGCTGAACTCCGTACCAAAAATAACTTCAAGTGGGCTTTTCTCGGTTGCAGTTGGTTGCACAAGTCTATCTGCTCTCCACCTTATTGATTGCGAAAAAATCACTAGTGTAGAATGGCTGGAATACCTTGGTAGGGATGGATCGTTGGAAGAGCTTGTAGTGAAGAATTGCAGAGGAATCAATCATTATGACTTCCTTAAGTTTGGTTCAGGATGGATGAAGCTCCAGAAGTTTGAGTTTGAAATGAAAAGACATGATCGTCTTCCAGGTGATGTGGTCTATGACTCCTCATACGATGCTCACAGCATGGATATATATGATTTCTGCTGTGAGAGTTTGAAGGTTTTAAGGTTGGCGCATATTAGAACTTGGCCAGAACTAGGACTTCGTGTTGTCCTAGGGAAGTGTAAAGCATTGGAGAAGCTTTGCCTTGAGTATGTTCATGCCCTAAATGACAATGACATGATTGCATTATCTCGGAGTTGCAGCAACCTTAAAAGCATCAAACTTTGGCTCAACCTGCAGCGCTACTCTATTGATGTCAGCGATTGGGAAACCAGGACGCCATTTACTGATAACAGCCTTTACGCTCTAGCCCTCAATTGTCCCATGCTTCAGGTCGTAGACCTCAGCTTTATACCATGTTCCCCTGACTGGCCATCAGAAATTGGATTCACACAGCAGGGTTTTCTGGCACTCATTCAGTCCTGCCCAATTCGTGTTCTCATGCTAAACACCGCCAACTTCTTTGATGATGAGGGGATGAAGGCCCTCTCATCCTCACCACATCTGGAGACACTCGAGCTTATAGCGTGTTTTGCAGTAACTGATGCTGGGATGCGCTTCATTGCGCACACCCCATGCTTGAGTCATCTCACACTTCGGGTGTGTCATAAGGTTACTGATGTTGGATTGGCTGAACTGGGATGTGCACGTAAGTTAGAGTCTTTGGTCATTGAGTATTGTGGTGAGATCTCTCTGCAAGCTGCGCAGGGTGTTGCCAAGTCAGTTCACTACTCCAGCAAGTTTCCAGATTCCCTTATGTATTGA